A DNA window from Drosophila virilis strain 15010-1051.87 chromosome 4, Dvir_AGI_RSII-ME, whole genome shotgun sequence contains the following coding sequences:
- the Ziz gene encoding dedicator of cytokinesis protein 9 isoform X12, translating to MERKFTRGLNKPGMAAQLRESVSQVVRESAVLSKPLVVEPVDFEAFIAKNKTLIQNDPQRELLIYPADDVSEIVMPRKQRTNVKSVADRFEPPNEAIVCPLHGSVVLGSNGHSQVSRQSSLQSNGSLHNGHSSNTSLSNGNGQLSRKSSQCSNGSASRKTSQESSYESALSSSTLRSHLAQPEEVDEYAEEETAAGEDATDATTLGTRAECTRFTRQALYTYRAKNHLIHYKYSAYGGNCHDLPSTSPAEELLEELYEIDADQDRIDEQMTRSQADTITKQGYLLKGPDSASDRMFANIGNKSFKRRYCYLRQEIDGTYMLELHKDEKQGEAKATIVMDFCTEVVQNPKRGRFCFELRMTAGHKSFTLAAENEQDFKDWLTKLSSVLAQNKAQEEKRNASLERQPAANATPTPQLQPPAMEPPTFGTLKGLDQSLHPQLMKYGRETDHSIAQARREQRRRLFACYQSHGKAVTNDNVEQYREHFGTRVLLTCQSLRFRLQCQPVDLADGAGGEQLCQVEPYITSLALYDAKAGRKLSESFYFNINEPAAAQMLPNTPVPASVAGCGIPRRAESDERNAAQAPHSLFDGVSSELLRCPRQQFQQLRQCMLSVSAPHADIYLVLRIEKVLQSSIAQAAEPYLKAARDAKLGQKVHKAAKSCAQHIGHYRQPFAWAARPLFKAYSHELDVESQCIFEFNTIYRQELAKLRDEELLKLLADYRKPEKLSKLNIIPGYMRLQVQLLDQTAPCGLSKSLAPLSTFSASAKQPLTLELSEFQSQTERDAYPYTNFCNHLYVYPLSLQFDSQKLFSRARNITVVVELRDGDGEYSKPLKCIYGRPGQDLLVSQIACPVLHHNVTPTWYEEIKLRLPLGLFPEHHLLFSFYHVSCNLSKKRDAHASFETPIGYAWLPLLQKNRICLEEQMLPVAATLPVGYLSIQPLGWGKGQNCGPDIQWIDNQRALYSVGLRLDSTVLTSDQHLHNFFAHCERLLEGGKTGALPAETETCKILKAAHAIDMRSLINFLPTLLNELFTLLVHTQSEEIGLNVIRLLTNIIHQISDEAKRTELLAAYVKYVFHAPYYSQQTARLRTVHGELCRHLPYLLNPNNTDFLIVNKFMRYSAIFFDLIVKSMAQHLLATGRIRMLRNERFPKEYADRVEQLIKALVPYITTRYEDLGEETQLLNRSLARFVRQCLSYMDRGFVFKLIRFYMEQFAPGNPRVLHEYKFNFLQEICQHEHYVPLNLPFVLNPKNRPPELLQHFTLSEQFCRQHFLSGLLLQELKSSLNEIGHVRRHALSIFKDLLAKHELDARYQQRGQLCRIALLYVPWLGIVMDNLHRIDDLSDSGGCTPNGHVYADSASYTKRLSCSSSYVFSKDSSTFSSLTSTPRSKNRLTLHTDQASPCRTSMHIKDHNYLAAIAGTAIGNGISNLSLNSNSDSGDTTTIGAYTNGETDVALRNGHNRSVSVTHAQVLARCDKFSAAESKDLLLGFLFIVKHLSQDQMVAWWQNCNETETLQFLSILDLCLLQFRYVGKKNVVLASDARLQRPTKAHTLPARSTPPVLENGSQEPNTGTLTQTREHLLEDMDLSARSQQALYESNLATEVGMIILDCLGLYVLQFRQLLAESLVLPKLARVYLRFLQLGQSERLSKHVFAALRAFINNYSMALFKGNAMLCGQMVYELLKACDSRLVDIRHESCAVLYLLMRSNFEFSGRKALTRVHLQVIISVSQMIGNVIGLNNARFQESLSIINSYANSDKAMKGTGFPLEVKDLTRRVRTVLMATAQMQAHHMDPERLLELQYSLANSYASTPELRHTWLVTMARNHEQNGNLSEAACCHLHIAALMCEYLRLRGGCTLSWSSTAFGKISRNIPLDEQGLKLDAGAQDSQYTEQMLLEQLKQCADFLDRAERFECLGELYKLILPIYERARNFIELAQSYEHLTQAYNKIVEVNRSGKRMLGRFYRVVFYGMMYFEEDHAIEFVYKEPKLTSLSEISDRLAKQYKEKFGADVVKLIMDSSPVKVDELDAKLAYIQVTHVIPFFTKDELDQRLNEFEQNHDVDTFMYETPFTKSGAARGSVEEQWKRKTVIKTQYSFPYVLKRIPVKSREIIELSPIEVAIDEMQSKVSELEEIILPPADVKKLQLRLQGSVAVTVNAGPLAYAHAFLDAKVIKNFSLDRVEDLKDVFRDFIGVCHKALCVNERMISADQKEYHHVLKENYEKLCQALSELLQDESFQPLSDDADTAAQRNSMALFNAISGASHNSSTA from the exons AGCAAGCCACTCGTCGTGGAGCCGGTCGACTTTGAAGCCTTTatagccaaaaataaaacactcaTACAAAATGATCCGCAGCGGGAGCTGCTTATCTATCCAGCGGACGATGTCTCG GAGATTGTCATGCCGCGTAAGCAGCGCACAAATGTCAAATCGGTGGCGGATCGCTTTGAGCCACCCAATGAGGCAATCGTGTGTCCACTGCATGGCTCCGTGGTGCTGGGCAGCAATGGTCACAGTCAGGTGAGCCGGCAGAGCAGCCTGCAGTCGAATGGCAGTCTCCATAATGGGCACAGCAGCAATACCAGCCTGTCCAACGGCAATGGTCAATTGTCGCGCAAGAGTTCGCAGTGTTCCAATGGCTCGGCGAGTCGAAAGACATCGCAGGAGTCCTCTTATGAATCGGCGTTGTCCTCCAGCACATTGCGTTCGCATTTGGCACAGCCCGAGGAGGTAGATGAATATGCGGAGGAGGAGACAGCAGCTGGCGAGGATGCAACAGACGCAACTACGCTGGGTACGCGTGCCGAGTGCACGCGCTTCACACGCCAAGCGCTGTACACGTATCGTGCCAAGAATCATCTTATCCACTACAAATACAGTGCGTATGGTGGCAACTGTCACGATCTGCCCAG CACATCACCCGCCGAGGAATTGCTGGAGGAGCTGTACGAAATCGATGCCGATCAGGATCGCATTGATGAGCAAATGACGCGCTCCCAGGCGGATACGATTACCAAGCAGGGTTATCTGTTGAAGGGGCCCGATTCGGCCTCGGATCGCATGTTCGCCAACATTGGCAACAAGTCTTTTAAGCGTCGCTATTGCTATCTGCGCCAGGAGATCGATGGCACCTACATGCTCGAATTGCACAAGGATGAGAAACAGGGCGAGGCCAAGGCCACCATTGTCATGGATTTTTGCACGGAAGTAGTGCAG AATCCCAAACGTGGTCGCTTCTGTTTTGAGCTGCGCATGACAGCTGGCCACAAATCCTTTACCCTGGCCGCTGAGAACGAGCAGGACTTTAAGGATTGGCTAACCAAACTGTCCTCAGTGCTGGCACAGAACAAGGCGCAGGAAGAGAAGCGCAATGCATCGCTGGAACGTCAGCCGGCTGCCAATGCGACGCCCAcgccgcagctgcagccgccggCCATGGAGCCGCCCACGTTTGGTACACTCAAAGGCCTGGATCAGTCACTTCATCCACAGCTGATGAAATACGGACGCGAGACGGATCACTCTATTGCGCAGGCGCGTCGCGAGCAGCGTCGCCGCCTCTTCGCCTGCTATCAGAGCCACGGCAAGGCTGTGACCAATGACAATGTGGAGCAATATCGCGAACACTTTGGCACACGCGTCCTGCTCACCTGTCAATCCTTGCGCTTTCGACTACAGTGCCAGCCAGTTGATTTGGCGGATGGTGCAGGCGGTGAACAGTTGTGTCAGGTGGAGCCCTACATTACAAGTTTAGCGCTGTACGATGCGAAGGCCGGGCGCAAACTTAGCGAGAGCTTCTACTTCAACATCAACGAGCCGGCGGCAGCTCAGATGCTGCCCAACACCCCAGTGCCCGCCTCTGTGGCGGGCTGTGGCATACCCAGGCGCGCGGAGAGCGATGAGCGCAATGCTGCCCAGGCGCCACATTCACTATTTGATGGCGTCTCCTCAGAGCTGTTGCGCTGTCCGCGCCAGCAGTTCCAGCAGCTGCGCCAGTGCATGTTGTCGGTGAGTGCGCCGCATGCGGACATCTATCTGGTGCTGCGCATCGAGAAAGTGCTGCAGAGCAGCATTGCACAGGCGGCCGAGCCGTATCTAAAGGCCGCACGTGATGCCAAGTTGGGACAGAAGGTGCACAAGGCGGCCAAGAGCTGTGCCCAGCACATTGGACACTATCGCCAGCCATTTGCGTGGGCCGCCCGACCTCTGTTCAAGGCCTACAGCCATGAACTGGACGTAGAGTCGCAGTGCATATTCGAGTTTAATACCATCTATCGTCAGGAGCTGGCCAAGCTGCGTGATGAGGAGCTGCTCAAGCTGCTGGCCGACTATCGCAAGCCAGAGAAGCTTAGCAAGTTGAACATCATACCGGGCTATATGAGGCTGCAGGTGCAGCTGCTGGACCAGACGGCCCCGTGCGGCTTGAGTAAATCCCTGGCGCCTTTGTCCACTTTCAGTGCCTCCGCCAAGCAGCCGCTCACCTTGGAACTCTCAGAGTTTCAGAGCCAAACTGAGCGCGATGCGTATCCCTATACTAATTTCTGTAATCATCTTTATGTGTATCCCCTGAGCCTGCAGTTCGATAGCCAAAAGTTGTTCTCACGGGCTCGGAACATTACGGTCGTCGTTGAGCTAAGAGATGGCGATGGCGAGTACAGTAAACCCCTGAAG TGCATCTATGGTCGTCCAGGTCAGGATTTGTTGGTCTCGCAGATTGCCTGCCCGGTGCTGCATCATAATGTGACGCCCACTTGGTACGAGGAAATTAAACTGCGCCTGCCGCTGGGCCTCTTTCCGGAGCATCACTTGCTCTTCTCCTTCTATCACGTGTCGTGTAATCTGAGCAAGAAACGTGATGCACATGCATCGTTCGAGACGCCCATTGGCTATGCCTGGCTACCATTGCTGCAGAAGAATCGCATCTGCTTGGAGGAGCAGATGTTGCCCGTAGCTGCAACGTTGCCCGTGGGCTATCTGTCGATCCAGCCGCTGGGCTGGGGCAAGGGG CAGAACTGCGGCCCGGACATTCAATGGATCGACAATCAGCGTGCTCTCTATAGCGTTGGCCTGCGTCTGGACTCCACGGTGCTAACGTCGGATCAGCATCTGCATAACTTTTTCGCCCACTGCGAACGGCTGCTGGAGGGCGGCAAGACTGGCGCCCTGCCCGCCGAGACGGagacatgcaaaatcctgaaGGCGGCGCATGCCATCGACATGCGTTCCCTGATCAACTTTCTGCCCACGCTGCTCAACGAGTTGTTCACGCTGCTGGTGCACACCCAGTCCGAGGAGATTGGCCTGAATGTCATCCGACTGCTGACGAACATCATTCATCAGATCAGCGATGAGGCGAAGCGCACAGAGCTGTTGGCCGCCTATGTCAAATACGTGTTCCATGCTCCTTACTACAGTCAGCAGACGGCACGATTGCGCACGGTTCACGGCGAACTGTGCCGCCATCTGCCCTACCTGCTCAATCCCAACAACACGGACTTTCTCATAGTGAACAAGTTCATGCGCTACTCCGCGATATTCTTCGATCTGATTGTGAAGAGCATGGCTCAGCACCTGTTGGCCACGGGTCGCATACGCATGCTGCGCAACGAACGCTTTCCCAAGGAGTATGCGGATCGTGTTGAGCAATTGATCAAGGCGCTGGTGCCGTATATAACCACCCGCTACGAGGATCTCGGCGAAGAAACGCAGCTGCTGAACCGTTCGCTGGCGCGTTTTGTACGTCAATGTCTCAGCTACATGGATCGTGGATTTGTGTTCAAGCTGATTCGCTTCTACATGGAGCAGTTTGCGCCTGGCAATCCGCGCGTGCTGCACGAGTATAAGTTCAATTTTCTGCAAGAGATTTGCCAGCACGAGCACTATGTGCCGCTCAATCTGCCGTTTGTGCTGAACCCCAAGAATCGGCCGCCGGAGCTGTTGCAGCATTTCACGCTCTCGGAGCAGTTTTGTCGCCAGCATTTCCTCTCCGgtctgctgctgcaggagcTGAAGAGCAGCCTGAACGAGATCGGTCATGTGCGTCGCCATGCGCTGTCCATCTTCAAGGATCTGCTAGCCAAGCATGAGCTGGATGCACGCTATCAGCAGCGCGGCCAACTGTGCCGCATCGCGCTTCTGTATGTGCCCTGGCTGGGCATTGTCATGGACAACCTGCATCGCATCGATGATCTCTCCGACTCCGGCGGCTGCACGCCCAACGGGCATGTCTATGCGGACTCCGCGTCCTATACGAAGCGTCTCAGCTGTTCCAGCAGCTATGTTTTCAGCAAGGACTCGTCAACCTTTAGCTCGCTGACCTCGACGCCCAGATCTAAAAACCGGCTCACCCTTCACACCGATCAGGCGAGTCCCTGTCGCACCTCCATGCACATTAAGGATCATAACTACTTGGCTGCGATTGCTGGCACAGCCATTGGCAATGGCATCTCCAATCTGTCGCTCAACTCGAATTCCGATTCTGGC GACACGACAACAATTGGAGCTTACACGAATGGCGAAACGGATGTGGCGTTGCGAAATGGCCACAATCGGTCGGTGAGCGTGACGCATGCACAAGTCCTGGCACGCTGCGATAAGTTCAGTGCGGCGGAGAGCAAGGACCTGCTGCTTGGCTTCCTGTTCATTGTGAAGCATCTGTCGCAGGATCAAATGGTCGCCTGGTGGCAGAACTGCAACGAGACGGAGACACTGCAGTTCCTGTCAATTTTGGATCTGTGCCTGCTGCAGTTCCGCTATGTGGGTAAGAAGAATGTTGTGCTAGCCAGTGATGCACGCCTCCAGAGGCCTACCAAGGCACACACACTGCCCGCACGCAGCACACCGCCTGTGCTGGAGAACGGCAGCCAAGAACCAAACACTGGCACTCTCACCCAGACGCGAGAGCATCTGCTGGAGGATATGGACCTGTCGGCCAGATCCCAGCAGGCGCTTTACGAGTCCAATCTAGCCACGGAGGTGGGCATGATAATACTGGACTGCCTGGGACTCTATGTGCTGCAGTTCCGACAGCTGCTGGCGGAGAGTCTTGTGCTGCCCAAGCTGGCGCGTGTCTATTTGCGCTTCCTGCAGCTGGGCCAGTCGGAGCGTCTGTCCAAGCACGTGTTCGCCGCCCTGCGCGCCTTCATCAACAACTATTCGATGGCCCTGTTCAAGGGCAATGCCATGCTCTGTGGCCAGATGGTCTATGAGCTGCTCAAGGCCTGCGACAGCCGGCTGGTGGACATACGCCATGAATCCTGCGCCGTTCTGTATCTACTGATGCGCAGCAACTTTGAGTTTAGCGGCCGCAAGGCACTCACCCGCGTCCATCTGCAGGTCATCATCTCGGTGTCGCAGATGATTGGCAATGTGATTGGCCTGAACAATGCCCGTTTCCAGGAGAGCTTGTCTATTATCAACAGCTATGCCAACAGCGACAAGGCCATGAAGGGCACGGGCTTTCCCCTGGAAGTCAAGGATCTGACGCGACGCGTGCGCACAGTGCTGATGGCGACGGCGCAAATGCAGGCCCATCACATGGACCCGGAACGGCTGCTCGAACTGCAATACTCGCTGGCCAACTCGTATGCCTCGACACCGGAGCTGCGACACACTTGGCTGGTGACCATGGCGCGCAATCACGAGCAGAATGGCAATCTCTCGGAGGCCGCCTGCTGTCATCTCCATATTGCGGCGCTCATGTGCGAATATCTGCGCCTGCGCGGCGGCTGCACGCTCAGCTGGTCGTCAACAGCATTTGGCAAGATATCGCGCAACATTCCACTGGACGAGCAGGGCCTGAAGCTGGATGCGGGCGCCCAGGACTCACAGTACACAGAGCAAATGCTGCTGGAGCAGCTCAAGCAATGTGCCGACTTCCTCGATCGTGCCGAGCGTTTCGAGTGCCTCGGCGAACTCTACAAGCTCATCCTGCCCATCTACGAGCGTGCGCGCAACTTTATTGAACTGGCCCAAAGCTATGAGCATCTCACCCAGGCCTACAATAAAATTGTCGAGGTGAATCGTTCCGGCAAGCGCATGTTGGGCCGCTTCTATCGGGTTGTCTTCTATGGCATG ATGTACTTTGAGGAGGATCACGCCATTGAGTTTGTGTACAAGGAGCCAAAGTTGACATCGCTTAGCGAAATCTCGGATCGTTTGGCCAAACAATATAAGGAAAAGTTTGGTGCCGATGTCGTCAAACTCATCATGGATTCATCGCCG GTAAAAGTTGACGAATTGGATGCGAAACTAGCCTACATACAAGTCACCCATGTGATACCCTTCTTCACCAAAGACGAGCTCGATCAGCGTCTGAATGAGTTCGAACAGAATCATGATGTGGACACATTCATGTATGAAACGCCCTTTACCAAATCCGGCGCAGCGCGTGGCAGCGTTGAGGAGCAATGGAAACGCAAAACGGTCATTAAGA CTCAATATTCGTTTCCGTACGTGCTCAAACGTATACCCGTCAAATCGCGTGAGATTATCGAGCTGAGTCCCATAGAGGTGGCCATCGATGAGATGCAATCAAAGGTTTCAGAGCTGGAGGAAATTATTTTGCCCCCGGCGGATGTCAAGAAGTTGCAGCTGCGCCTGCAGGGCAGCGTGGCAGTTACCGTGAACGCAGGTCCATTGGCCTATGCGCACGCCTTCCTGGACGCTAAGGTGATCAAAAACTTTTCGCTGGATCGCGTTGAGGATCTGAAGGATGTGTTCCG AGACTTTATTGGTGTCTGTCACAAGGCACTGTGTGTAAACGAGCGCATGATCAGTGCCGATCAGAAGGAGTATCATCATGTGCTCAAGGAGAACTACGAGAAGCTTTGTCAAGCGCTCAGTGAGTTACTCCAAGATGAGTCATTCCAGCCGCTTAGCGATGATGCCGACACAGCCGCCCAGCGCAATAGCATGGCTTTATTCAATGCGATCAGTGGGGCCTCACATAACTCAAGTACAGCTTAA